In Bacteroidales bacterium, one DNA window encodes the following:
- a CDS encoding glycosyl hydrolase family 18 protein has protein sequence MNYKKTILIFFISIISNFVIAQNEHKSILQEQSEFYSKYKFTSDHQWDSLNAMLNPGSSQNILLKEKSSCSLTKIVYGWHPYWMGSTYMNYQWNLLSHLCYFSYELDYSTGNATTTNSWSTADAVDSALANGVKVDLCVTLMNQANLTSFLSNATARQTLITNLKSLIQSRGANGVNIDFEGMASSDSANFKTFMIDLCNQMHTSIPGSEISICLPAVEWTSNKYSVAALRSYVDMFIIMGYDYYYGGSDFAGPTDPLYNFQTSYNYTLTKSITYYLKQGVPLSKLILGLPYYGKQWATKSSSVPDSTTTTGTSPLYKTVRANTSGNYSNKLWNEVSYTPYYTFQTSGQWYQCWINDAFSMGKRFEMVNQRGIGGIGIWALGYDDGYDDYWNLISDKFSDCATFACSDTLFDMGGPLRNYYNSENYTFTLAPTGASNVSLTFYSFNTEANYDTLKIYDGPNTSSTLIGAFHGTNSPGTINSTGPSLTLKFKSDGATVSSGWKAVWNCNTYVNLPEPSINFNATIQPNPFSEYATLIITTDKTENLKINLFDISGKIIGEFSNCILNKGEHKFILDRNKYNLKNGFYFLQINSSKGNQYLKIIVE, from the coding sequence ATGAATTATAAAAAAACAATTCTAATTTTTTTCATCAGTATTATTTCAAATTTTGTAATCGCACAAAATGAACATAAATCTATTTTACAGGAACAATCGGAATTCTATTCAAAATATAAATTCACTTCCGATCATCAATGGGACAGCCTGAATGCAATGTTAAATCCGGGAAGTTCACAAAATATTTTATTAAAAGAAAAATCAAGCTGTTCATTAACCAAAATTGTATATGGCTGGCACCCTTACTGGATGGGAAGCACATATATGAATTATCAGTGGAATTTATTATCGCATCTTTGTTATTTTTCATACGAACTGGATTATAGTACAGGTAATGCAACAACCACGAACAGTTGGAGTACCGCTGATGCCGTTGATTCTGCACTTGCAAACGGAGTAAAAGTTGACTTATGCGTAACACTGATGAACCAGGCTAATCTTACTTCATTTTTATCAAACGCAACAGCAAGGCAAACACTTATAACAAATTTAAAAAGCCTTATTCAATCGCGTGGAGCAAATGGCGTTAATATTGATTTTGAAGGAATGGCAAGTTCCGATTCGGCAAACTTTAAAACATTCATGATCGACCTTTGCAATCAAATGCATACTTCAATCCCGGGTTCAGAAATAAGCATTTGTCTGCCGGCAGTTGAGTGGACTTCAAATAAATATTCTGTTGCAGCATTACGTTCATACGTTGATATGTTCATTATCATGGGATATGATTATTATTATGGAGGCAGCGATTTTGCAGGACCAACAGATCCTTTATATAATTTTCAGACAAGCTATAATTATACCTTAACAAAATCAATTACGTATTATTTAAAACAAGGAGTACCTCTTTCAAAATTAATATTAGGATTACCTTATTACGGAAAACAATGGGCAACTAAAAGTTCTTCCGTGCCTGATTCTACAACCACTACAGGAACATCGCCTTTATATAAAACAGTTCGTGCAAACACAAGTGGAAACTATTCCAATAAGCTTTGGAATGAGGTTTCTTATACTCCTTATTACACTTTTCAAACATCCGGACAATGGTATCAATGCTGGATTAATGATGCTTTCAGCATGGGTAAACGTTTCGAAATGGTTAACCAGAGAGGAATTGGAGGAATCGGCATATGGGCTTTAGGATATGATGATGGTTATGATGACTACTGGAATTTGATTTCAGATAAATTTTCGGATTGCGCTACTTTCGCATGTTCCGATACATTATTTGATATGGGTGGACCATTAAGAAATTATTATAATAGCGAAAATTATACATTTACTCTAGCTCCTACAGGAGCTTCAAATGTTTCTCTCACATTCTACTCTTTCAACACCGAAGCAAATTATGATACATTAAAAATTTACGACGGACCAAATACTTCATCAACACTGATAGGCGCATTTCACGGAACAAACAGTCCGGGAACTATTAATTCTACCGGGCCTTCGCTTACTCTGAAATTTAAATCGGATGGAGCAACAGTTAGTTCAGGATGGAAAGCCGTTTGGAATTGTAATACTTATGTGAATTTACCGGAACCATCAATAAATTTCAATGCTACAATTCAACCTAATCCTTTTTCGGAATATGCAACACTAATAATTACAACAGATAAAACAGAAAATTTAAAAATTAATTTATTTGATATCTCCGGGAAAATTATTGGAGAATTTTCAAATTGTATCTTAAACAAAGGTGAACATAAATTTATACTTGACCGGAATAAATATAATTTGAAAAATGGATTTTATTTCTTACAAATCAATAGCAGTAAGGGAAATCAATATTTAAAAATTATTGTTGAATAG
- a CDS encoding Smr/MutS family protein, with amino-acid sequence MIYPYNFEQKTGFDTIRQSLKKLCLCRIGASFVDKMKFSDNKNQIVKLLEQTEEFRQILLLSEKFPTENYFDITPELSTISIEGTYLEKETLFDMKRSLTTIYECITFFRKDKENRFPKLNELTAAIEIDTSILKQLDRILDYKGNIKDDASPELFEIRKEITRKQVSVNKKLQQIINQVRKQGWAPDDIELTVRNGRTVIPMTAAYKRNIHGFIHDESATGQTVFIEPEEAFEMNNEIRELENAEKREIIKILIQFADFIRPEIDDLIKCYHFLGVIDFIRAKALYALQTNSQKPDVVSETLINWVKAKHPLLFLNHKSQKKEIVPLNIKLDKESHILVISGPNAGGKSVCLKTVGLLQYMLQCGMLVPMESYSEAGIFSKIFIDIGDEQSLENDLSTYSSHLLNMKHFMNHADEKTLFLIDEFGTGTEPNIGGAIAESTLEKLNEKKSFGVVTTHYANLKLLAEKNPGIINGAMLFDTDKMKPRYELSIGKPGSSFAFEIAETIGLQKDVMKKAKEKAGIKQISFDRQLQNLDVQKKNLDQKEEQLKVADDFLAEMIDKYQNLYDELEKRKKEIISKAREEAANMLDDTNKIIENTIKEIKETQAEKEKTSIARKKLDDFKEKLIAKKNTDEDGSSIRRIKDKNKKVPVKILQTPIEKGDYVRISGQELIGEVIGIDNKEALIVFGTTQIKTKIDKLEKVSHEDFKSQSGRYKSSGKKVLFDINEKIKNFKISIDIRGMRVDEALSALQNYIDDAVLLSVPEVRILHGKGDGILRKITRDYLRKVKEVKHLEDEILEKGGHGITVVYFR; translated from the coding sequence GTGATTTATCCTTACAACTTTGAACAGAAAACGGGTTTCGATACCATTCGTCAATCGCTGAAAAAGCTTTGCCTGTGCCGGATTGGTGCTTCGTTTGTTGATAAAATGAAATTTTCTGATAACAAAAATCAGATTGTAAAATTACTTGAACAAACCGAAGAATTCCGCCAGATTTTATTATTAAGCGAAAAATTTCCGACAGAAAATTATTTTGATATTACACCTGAACTTTCAACAATATCAATAGAAGGAACGTACCTTGAAAAAGAAACGCTTTTTGATATGAAGCGTTCGTTGACTACCATTTATGAATGCATTACCTTTTTCCGAAAAGATAAAGAAAACAGATTTCCGAAATTAAATGAACTGACTGCTGCTATAGAAATTGATACTTCCATTTTAAAACAACTCGACAGAATACTTGATTATAAAGGAAATATTAAAGATGATGCTTCGCCCGAATTATTTGAGATAAGAAAAGAAATAACCCGGAAACAAGTTTCGGTAAATAAAAAACTTCAACAGATAATTAATCAAGTTCGTAAGCAGGGATGGGCTCCCGATGATATTGAACTTACAGTAAGAAATGGCAGAACGGTTATTCCCATGACTGCTGCTTATAAAAGAAATATCCACGGTTTTATTCATGATGAATCGGCAACCGGACAAACAGTTTTTATTGAGCCTGAAGAAGCTTTCGAAATGAATAATGAAATTCGTGAGCTTGAAAATGCCGAAAAACGCGAGATTATAAAAATTTTGATTCAGTTTGCCGATTTCATTCGCCCTGAAATTGATGATCTAATCAAATGTTATCATTTTCTTGGGGTCATTGATTTTATTCGTGCTAAAGCTTTATATGCACTTCAAACCAATTCGCAGAAACCGGATGTTGTTTCTGAAACACTTATCAATTGGGTAAAGGCAAAACATCCGCTACTTTTTTTGAATCATAAATCACAGAAAAAAGAAATCGTTCCTTTAAATATAAAGTTAGATAAAGAAAGTCATATTTTGGTTATCTCCGGACCGAATGCTGGAGGAAAATCGGTATGTTTAAAAACTGTCGGGTTACTTCAATACATGCTGCAATGCGGCATGCTGGTGCCAATGGAATCATATAGTGAAGCTGGAATTTTTTCAAAAATATTTATTGACATTGGCGATGAGCAATCGCTCGAAAATGACCTCAGTACATATTCTTCGCATTTGCTAAACATGAAACATTTCATGAATCATGCTGATGAAAAAACCTTATTTTTGATTGATGAATTTGGGACAGGTACCGAACCCAATATTGGCGGGGCAATTGCCGAATCAACACTTGAGAAGCTAAATGAAAAAAAATCATTCGGTGTTGTAACAACACATTACGCAAATTTAAAATTACTTGCCGAAAAAAATCCGGGAATCATAAATGGAGCTATGCTTTTTGATACCGATAAAATGAAACCGAGGTATGAACTTAGCATTGGCAAACCCGGCAGCAGCTTTGCTTTCGAGATTGCCGAAACCATCGGTCTTCAGAAAGATGTGATGAAAAAAGCAAAAGAAAAAGCGGGGATAAAACAAATCAGTTTCGACAGGCAATTACAAAACCTGGATGTTCAGAAAAAAAATCTTGACCAGAAAGAAGAACAATTAAAAGTTGCCGATGATTTTCTCGCGGAGATGATTGATAAATACCAGAACCTTTATGATGAGCTGGAAAAAAGAAAAAAGGAAATCATTTCAAAAGCGCGCGAAGAAGCTGCAAACATGCTTGATGATACCAATAAGATAATTGAAAATACAATTAAAGAAATTAAGGAAACGCAGGCGGAGAAAGAGAAAACGTCGATAGCAAGAAAAAAACTCGATGACTTTAAAGAAAAATTAATTGCAAAAAAAAATACCGATGAGGACGGTTCATCAATAAGAAGAATAAAAGATAAAAATAAAAAAGTGCCTGTTAAGATTTTGCAAACACCTATTGAAAAAGGCGATTACGTAAGGATTTCGGGACAGGAGCTGATAGGTGAAGTTATAGGTATTGATAACAAAGAAGCACTTATTGTTTTTGGAACAACGCAAATAAAAACAAAAATCGATAAGCTTGAAAAAGTAAGCCACGAGGATTTCAAAAGTCAATCAGGACGATACAAATCAAGCGGGAAAAAAGTTTTATTTGATATTAACGAGAAAATAAAAAACTTTAAAATTTCTATTGATATTCGTGGAATGCGTGTTGATGAGGCTCTTTCTGCTTTACAAAATTATATTGATGATGCTGTTTTACTTTCAGTTCCCGAAGTCCGCATACTGCATGGCAAAGGCGATGGCATACTCAGGAAAATTACACGCGACTATTTACGAAAAGTGAAAGAAGTAAAACATCTTGAAGATGAAATCCTGGAAAAAGGCGGACACGGAATAACCGTGGTATATTTTAGATAA
- a CDS encoding cytidine/deoxycytidylate deaminase family protein, whose translation MKEEKKEKYIRPSWDEYFMEIANTVAKRATCDRGRSGCVIARDKQLLVSGYVGSPVGMPHCDDVGHQFKKMIHEDDSVTQHCVRTVHAEQNAICQAAKLGISLQGATLYCRMTPCRTCAMLIINCGIVRVVCEKKYHAGAESEEMFKAAGIKLEYVNDEVLKYDKQ comes from the coding sequence TTGAAAGAAGAAAAAAAAGAAAAGTATATCCGCCCTTCATGGGATGAATACTTTATGGAAATAGCCAATACTGTTGCAAAGCGCGCCACATGCGACCGCGGCCGCAGCGGATGTGTGATTGCACGTGACAAACAATTACTGGTAAGTGGATATGTTGGTTCGCCGGTGGGCATGCCTCATTGCGATGATGTAGGTCATCAATTTAAAAAAATGATCCATGAAGATGATTCGGTTACGCAACACTGTGTTCGCACTGTTCATGCCGAACAGAATGCCATTTGCCAGGCTGCAAAACTCGGGATTTCATTGCAAGGTGCAACACTTTATTGTCGCATGACACCATGCAGAACATGCGCTATGTTAATAATCAATTGTGGAATTGTTCGTGTGGTTTGCGAAAAAAAATATCATGCCGGAGCTGAATCGGAAGAAATGTTTAAGGCAGCAGGAATAAAGCTGGAGTATGTGAATGATGAAGTTTTAAAATATGATAAACAATAA
- a CDS encoding carboxylase, whose product MKRKLLIRDLTLRDGHQSLFATRMNQAQVDRVLPFYKEAGFYALEVWGGAVPDSIMRYLNENPWERLEKIKAAIGDVSKLTALSRGRNLFGYNPYPEDVIEGFNRNAVKSGIDIMRIFDALNDMDNIKSTIKYVKQNGGIADGTVCYTVDPKFSTRERVKALLKGKKLPSRIFTKEYFLEKAKQLEAYGADMISIKDMAGLIPPGKAGRLVSMLKKEIKVPIDFHTHCTPGFGTAATLTAILNGVDIVDTAIGSFAGGTAAPAFEIIQIFCDKLGIDTGVNLKAVAKINAELRSIRTELSKFDNYKFPIEFDISSYKLPKEIDKLFDLAIIEAKEDKENELLETVQEIEKYFNYPEPDENVKKAEIPGGMYSNMLAQLKQLKLEALLPRTLELVPVVRVASGCPPLVTPTSQIVGVQAVNCVIDENKGVPFYTNKSIQYVNLVKGSYGKTPIPVDPEFRKKIAGVKNEVPYDTSKYKKQPNPRLNEFGGVRLAQNEKDELLLELFPAVASSFLLQKAEEKFWADIFRVEEEKRKKIQKEKELYEALTAEEKQKRLQEGLYNY is encoded by the coding sequence ATGAAAAGAAAACTTTTAATACGCGATTTAACATTAAGAGACGGCCACCAGAGTTTATTTGCTACTCGTATGAACCAGGCACAGGTCGACAGGGTGTTGCCATTTTATAAAGAAGCCGGTTTTTATGCATTGGAAGTATGGGGAGGTGCAGTTCCCGATTCCATCATGCGTTACCTTAATGAAAACCCATGGGAGCGTTTGGAAAAAATCAAAGCTGCTATTGGTGATGTATCTAAGCTTACAGCCCTTTCCCGTGGACGTAATCTTTTTGGTTATAATCCTTATCCCGAAGATGTGATTGAAGGCTTTAACAGGAATGCTGTTAAATCGGGAATTGATATCATGAGGATTTTCGATGCATTGAATGATATGGATAATATCAAGTCAACAATAAAATATGTAAAACAAAATGGCGGTATTGCTGATGGTACGGTATGTTATACTGTTGACCCGAAATTTTCAACCCGCGAAAGAGTGAAAGCTTTATTGAAAGGGAAAAAATTACCCAGCCGTATTTTTACAAAAGAATATTTTCTTGAAAAAGCAAAACAACTGGAAGCCTATGGTGCAGATATGATATCTATCAAAGATATGGCAGGATTAATACCTCCGGGAAAAGCAGGCCGACTGGTAAGTATGCTTAAGAAAGAAATTAAAGTTCCTATAGATTTTCATACACATTGTACACCTGGTTTTGGAACTGCTGCAACACTAACAGCAATTTTAAACGGGGTTGATATTGTTGATACAGCTATTGGTTCATTTGCCGGTGGTACTGCTGCTCCCGCTTTTGAGATCATACAGATTTTCTGCGATAAACTGGGTATTGATACAGGTGTCAATCTTAAAGCTGTTGCAAAAATTAATGCTGAACTCAGAAGCATTCGTACAGAACTTTCCAAATTTGATAATTATAAATTTCCAATAGAATTTGATATTTCATCATATAAACTTCCAAAAGAAATTGACAAGCTGTTTGACCTGGCAATAATAGAAGCTAAGGAAGACAAGGAAAATGAACTTCTTGAAACAGTACAGGAAATTGAAAAATATTTCAATTATCCCGAACCCGATGAAAACGTTAAAAAAGCAGAAATACCCGGCGGTATGTATTCCAATATGCTTGCCCAATTAAAACAATTAAAACTGGAAGCATTGCTGCCACGTACTCTTGAATTGGTTCCTGTGGTTCGTGTTGCATCGGGTTGTCCGCCGCTGGTTACGCCAACAAGCCAGATTGTAGGCGTTCAGGCTGTAAATTGTGTAATTGATGAAAATAAAGGAGTTCCTTTCTATACCAATAAATCAATTCAGTATGTAAATTTAGTAAAAGGGTCTTACGGAAAGACACCTATACCTGTTGATCCTGAATTTCGTAAAAAAATTGCCGGAGTAAAAAATGAAGTTCCTTACGATACATCGAAATATAAAAAACAACCCAATCCCAGGTTGAATGAGTTTGGCGGAGTAAGGCTTGCACAGAATGAAAAAGATGAATTATTGCTTGAACTTTTCCCTGCTGTTGCTTCTTCATTTTTACTGCAAAAAGCTGAAGAAAAATTCTGGGCTGATATTTTCCGCGTAGAAGAAGAGAAGAGAAAGAAGATTCAGAAAGAAAAAGAATTATACGAGGCCCTCACTGCTGAAGAAAAACAAAAAAGATTACAGGAAGGACTATATAATTATTAA
- a CDS encoding T9SS type A sorting domain-containing protein — translation MKNFTFFLISIIITFTSNAQCTINTGSFKSPHTDGTMQYLQWMMQQSPTLQKKMQIEEEKFNDYIRLHHNEFNTNKNSYVIPVVVHIVYKNSSENITDERVAEQIAQTNIDFAGLNSHSMEQFSNSLKANTGITFCLATADPDGNPTTGITRTQTTVTSFGTDNKVKNDNTGGKSPWEVSKYLNIWVCNLGNGLSGYGQFPTSGINNKFGLVVNYQFFGITGTTFPYNLGATTTHELGHCFNLFHVVSADSSCTDNDLCPDTPNQLSYPVGDLSGCITDYCTDTCPGIMYMNFMGYSDDAEMTNFTPNQSERMQAAIDIYLSSIASSAVTSCSGAGINEILNDNDFFLYPNPASNSIIIENKSSKNKMNILLIYNTQGKPVLQKISFQPATTIDISELSEGMYFLKIKNESQIIMKKFIKE, via the coding sequence ATGAAAAATTTTACTTTTTTTCTGATATCAATTATCATAACATTTACTTCAAATGCACAATGCACTATTAATACAGGTTCTTTTAAAAGCCCTCACACTGATGGCACTATGCAATACCTGCAATGGATGATGCAACAGAGCCCAACTCTACAAAAGAAGATGCAGATCGAAGAAGAAAAATTCAATGATTACATCCGTTTACATCATAATGAATTTAATACCAATAAAAATTCATACGTGATTCCGGTTGTTGTGCATATTGTTTATAAAAATTCATCAGAGAACATCACAGATGAGCGTGTAGCAGAACAAATAGCTCAAACCAATATTGATTTTGCCGGATTGAATTCACATTCAATGGAACAATTCTCAAATTCATTAAAAGCAAATACAGGTATCACTTTTTGTCTTGCAACAGCAGACCCCGATGGAAATCCAACAACAGGAATAACAAGAACACAAACAACTGTAACATCGTTTGGCACCGATAATAAAGTAAAGAATGATAATACAGGCGGGAAAAGTCCATGGGAAGTTTCAAAATATTTAAATATCTGGGTTTGTAATCTTGGAAATGGATTATCCGGTTACGGACAATTCCCTACTTCTGGCATAAATAATAAATTTGGACTTGTTGTAAATTATCAGTTTTTTGGAATCACCGGCACAACGTTTCCATACAACTTAGGAGCAACTACTACACATGAACTGGGGCATTGTTTTAATCTTTTTCATGTTGTCAGTGCCGATTCAAGTTGTACTGACAATGATTTGTGCCCTGATACACCTAATCAGCTAAGCTATCCTGTTGGTGATTTATCAGGATGCATTACCGATTACTGTACCGATACATGCCCCGGAATTATGTATATGAATTTTATGGGATATAGTGATGATGCGGAAATGACAAATTTTACACCCAACCAGTCTGAAAGAATGCAGGCTGCAATTGATATTTATTTATCATCAATTGCAAGCAGCGCCGTTACATCTTGTTCGGGAGCTGGAATAAATGAAATTTTAAATGATAATGATTTTTTTCTATACCCTAACCCTGCAAGTAACTCAATAATTATTGAAAATAAATCTTCAAAAAACAAAATGAATATTTTATTAATATACAATACACAGGGAAAGCCGGTTTTGCAAAAAATTTCATTTCAGCCAGCAACTACAATTGATATCTCGGAGCTTTCGGAAGGTATGTATTTTTTGAAAATTAAAAATGAAAGTCAAATCATTATGAAAAAATTCATTAAAGAATAA
- a CDS encoding Zn-dependent hydrolase, with protein sequence MIKNIFSAIIIVAVCASLSSCGGSGKKGNDSDSTKKDTSAMQKKLDQFAEVELTTDLSKLTEKEKKMIPILIDIAKLMDDIFWMQTYGNKDSLLASIKDEKTKKFVEINYGPWERLNNNAEIIAGVGEKPKGANFYPKDMTKEEFEKFNDKNKTSLYTIIRRDEKGALKTIWYNEAFKEKIEQAAKLLKQAAELAEDAGLKKYFELRAKALLNDDYYESDMAWMDMKTNTIDFVVGPIENYEDGIYEYKTAQEAAILVKDKEWSKKLDKFIATLPELQQALPVDKKYKTEVPGSSSDLGVYDIIYYAGDANSGGKTIAINLPNDEKVQLKKGSRRLQLKNTMKAKFDNILMPIAKQLIDSSQLAYIKFDAFFNNTMFHEVGHGLGIKNTINGKGPVRTAMKDVSSAFEEAKADVLGLFLVTKLIEKKMITNITPEDNYATFMAGLIRSVRFGAAEAHGKANMMCFNYFEELGAFKFENGKYKVDFAKMKSAVDKWAEKILVFQGNGDYDNALTFLNKYGIVKPELQKCLDNLKTANIPVDVVFKQGVDVLGLK encoded by the coding sequence ATGATAAAAAATATTTTCTCTGCCATTATCATTGTGGCAGTATGTGCTTCATTAAGCAGCTGCGGTGGCAGCGGAAAAAAAGGAAATGATTCCGATTCAACAAAAAAAGATACTTCAGCTATGCAAAAAAAACTCGACCAGTTTGCCGAAGTTGAACTTACTACCGACCTCAGCAAACTTACAGAAAAAGAAAAGAAAATGATCCCGATACTTATTGATATTGCAAAACTGATGGATGACATTTTCTGGATGCAAACATATGGTAACAAAGATTCATTGCTTGCTTCAATAAAAGATGAGAAAACAAAAAAGTTTGTTGAAATAAATTATGGCCCATGGGAGCGATTGAACAACAACGCTGAAATAATTGCAGGAGTTGGCGAAAAACCTAAAGGTGCTAATTTCTATCCAAAGGATATGACCAAAGAAGAATTTGAAAAATTTAATGATAAAAATAAAACCAGCCTCTATACCATTATTCGTCGAGATGAAAAAGGTGCATTGAAAACAATTTGGTATAATGAAGCTTTCAAAGAAAAAATTGAACAAGCTGCAAAGCTTTTGAAACAAGCTGCTGAACTTGCAGAAGATGCCGGATTAAAAAAATATTTTGAATTACGCGCGAAGGCATTGCTCAATGACGATTACTATGAAAGCGATATGGCATGGATGGATATGAAAACAAATACGATCGACTTTGTTGTTGGTCCCATTGAAAATTATGAAGACGGAATTTATGAATATAAAACTGCACAGGAAGCTGCCATTCTTGTTAAAGATAAAGAATGGAGCAAAAAGCTTGATAAATTTATTGCAACATTGCCCGAGCTGCAACAAGCGCTTCCTGTTGATAAAAAATACAAAACCGAAGTTCCCGGTTCAAGCTCCGACCTTGGTGTATATGATATTATTTATTATGCGGGTGATGCGAATTCAGGTGGAAAGACCATCGCAATCAATCTTCCTAACGACGAAAAAGTTCAGCTAAAAAAAGGTTCGAGAAGATTGCAATTGAAAAATACGATGAAAGCTAAATTCGATAACATACTTATGCCTATTGCCAAACAACTTATTGATTCTTCTCAACTCGCATATATAAAATTTGATGCATTCTTTAACAATACCATGTTCCATGAAGTTGGACACGGACTGGGAATAAAAAATACAATCAATGGCAAAGGTCCGGTAAGAACGGCAATGAAAGATGTTTCTTCTGCTTTTGAAGAAGCTAAAGCTGATGTTCTTGGATTGTTTTTAGTTACAAAACTCATCGAAAAAAAGATGATTACCAATATCACTCCTGAAGATAATTATGCAACATTCATGGCAGGACTCATTCGTTCCGTTCGCTTTGGAGCAGCCGAAGCACACGGCAAAGCAAATATGATGTGTTTTAATTATTTCGAAGAACTTGGCGCTTTTAAATTTGAAAACGGGAAATACAAAGTTGATTTTGCAAAAATGAAATCAGCTGTTGATAAATGGGCTGAGAAAATATTGGTATTCCAGGGAAATGGCGATTACGATAATGCTTTGACATTTTTAAATAAATACGGAATTGTAAAACCCGAACTTCAGAAATGTTTAGATAACCTTAAAACAGCCAATATTCCTGTTGATGTGGTATTCAAACAAGGAGTAGATGTTTTAGGACTGAAATAA
- a CDS encoding M28 family peptidase encodes MFKKYYFLPFLLFAFVNGIHAQQVSFYNQSDSAVAARLKYDDSALAHDSMLGREAGTEGEIKARDFIVNNFKKIGLTPLFENSYLQEFDVNGGANIGFNMLEINNNMFVFNQDFYPMEFSSSGTTKGEIIKVKYGINAPELSYDDYSNLKNMEGKIFALLYDIPDSMKKAGFDKYQNAFNRANYAFSKGATAVIFYNNKDGLAVPSKVISNNINALPLPVLFADKKAAKLINVGKFMNANIETNITRTKCNSSYNIGGYIDNKAKFTIVIGAHYDHIGYTTTSTGKRTINNGADDNASGTSAMIELARFYSDTTKEKYNFIFMAFSAEEKGLYGSAFFTESNIIDLNKVAFMINCDMVGRLDSIKKSLTIYSVGSSPAWKKIIENTKPEGLVINAKEAAESGSDHYSFYKKNIPDVFFFTELHSDYHKPGDDVNKVNFTGLTQIVKYIERFINNINSGKKLPFSRTTTYW; translated from the coding sequence ATGTTCAAAAAATATTATTTTCTTCCTTTCCTGCTTTTCGCTTTTGTTAACGGCATTCATGCGCAGCAGGTATCGTTCTATAACCAGAGCGACAGCGCTGTTGCTGCCCGTTTAAAATACGATGACTCGGCACTGGCCCATGATTCTATGCTTGGGCGGGAAGCAGGAACAGAAGGAGAAATCAAAGCACGCGATTTTATTGTAAATAATTTTAAAAAAATCGGGCTTACTCCTTTATTTGAAAATTCATACCTGCAAGAGTTTGATGTGAATGGCGGAGCAAACATTGGTTTTAATATGCTTGAAATTAATAACAATATGTTTGTTTTCAACCAGGATTTCTACCCGATGGAGTTCTCATCAAGCGGAACAACAAAAGGTGAAATTATAAAAGTAAAATACGGTATCAATGCTCCTGAATTGAGTTATGATGATTATTCCAACTTAAAAAATATGGAAGGAAAAATTTTTGCTTTGCTTTATGATATTCCTGACAGTATGAAAAAAGCAGGATTTGATAAATACCAGAACGCATTCAACCGTGCAAATTATGCTTTTTCCAAAGGCGCTACAGCAGTAATATTTTACAATAACAAAGATGGACTGGCTGTGCCGTCAAAAGTAATTTCTAATAATATCAATGCACTTCCTCTTCCCGTTTTGTTTGCAGATAAAAAAGCTGCAAAACTTATTAATGTAGGCAAATTCATGAATGCAAACATTGAAACCAATATTACGCGAACCAAATGCAATTCGTCGTACAATATAGGCGGTTACATTGATAATAAAGCAAAATTCACTATTGTCATCGGGGCTCATTACGACCATATTGGTTATACAACTACCTCAACCGGCAAAAGAACTATTAATAACGGCGCCGATGATAATGCAAGCGGAACCTCAGCAATGATAGAATTAGCAAGGTTTTACAGCGACACCACCAAAGAAAAATATAATTTCATTTTCATGGCTTTCTCAGCCGAAGAAAAAGGATTATACGGTTCTGCCTTTTTCACAGAAAGCAATATCATAGATTTGAATAAAGTAGCATTCATGATCAATTGCGACATGGTTGGTAGGCTCGACAGCATAAAAAAATCGTTGACCATTTATTCTGTTGGAAGTTCGCCTGCATGGAAAAAAATAATCGAAAATACAAAACCCGAAGGCTTGGTTATTAATGCTAAAGAAGCTGCTGAAAGCGGTTCCGACCATTATAGTTTTTATAAAAAAAATATTCCCGATGTTTTCTTTTTTACTGAACTTCATTCCGATTATCATAAACCGGGTGATGATGTAAATAAAGTAAATTTTACAGGACTTACTCAAATCGTAAAATATATCGAACGATTTATAAACAATATTAACAGCGGGAAAAAATTACCCTTCTCGCGAACAACCACATACTGGTAA